Sequence from the Dysidea avara chromosome 5, odDysAvar1.4, whole genome shotgun sequence genome:
CTGactatcatcaacatcatctgAGTTCTCAATACTTTGCTGTTGATTCTGTTGATCAATTTGTTGATCATTCTGCTGCTCACTTTGCTGATCGCTTTGTTGATCACTGGGTTGCTCACTTGGTGAAGGTGAACTGCTGGAAGACACAACCACATCTTCACTTCGTACTATTATTGATGCCTCTCTTGTTATCTTGCTGGTGGTTTCAATTGTAAATGACACGGTTCTTGATAGTCGCTTTGGTGCAACGTTTGAAGATGCAGAGTTGGTGTCAGATTTTGTGTCTTCTGGAATTTTACTGTCAGTGGAATCAGTTTTACTTGTAGTTTGTGTTTCAGATTCTTGAGAGATTTCTGCTGAGGTAATATTTTGTTCACTTGTTACTGATGCTTCTTGAGGAGTTGATTCTTGAGCAGTTGGTACTTTTTCTGGTTCAACTACCGTTGTCTCAGCTGTAGTAGTCTTGTCATCTTCTGGTGTCTCTACTCTACTAGTGTTAATAACTTTAACACTTGTATTCTCCACTGTATTCTCCACTGTATTAGCAAACTGTATAACAAATACCTGCCCTGTTGACTGATTTGATTCTTCAGTTGTCGTAGATTCTTCTCCATCTTCACTCACAAAGGATTCTTTATGGGTACGGGGTTGACTTGTTAGTGACTCAGTCTGTTTAGCATCATCTGTAACAGCTAGGGTCTGTGGTTCCAGTGTTGTAGTTTCTCCAAGGATTTTTGTCCTACTCTCATTTGCTAAGTTGTTTACTTCATCCAACTTAGCAGTCTCATTGACTGCCATACAGTTATCTGAGTTCTCCTTGTCTGTGCCATCAGGAGCTATATTTGGTATCCTGTTATACTCTTGTACAGTTTTTTCATCAACAGTAGCACTTATTGCTTTGCCACTTTCTTCATCAACAACATCATCAGAAATTTGTATTGGCTCATGCTGATTATGATTAATTGATGAAATATCTTGATCTGCTTCTTTCTGCTCTGTCATTGTCCTGCAAGCATGTTattattatgtgaccagatctgtaaaAAATCGCTTCACAGCCTTTCCAATGACATATACTTggcaacccataacttgacttgtgaatatgGTACCAGCTTGAACATGTAcattatacccctaacataccACTGTCGCTTGGTGTAATTTTAAGatgataggttaaaaacatGAGGGATGCCAAGCTTGGAAAGGCTATTATAAGACttcttttcacagatccagtcacatgtgtacttgcacgcatgcacacaaagCAAAGTGATGCCTTCGGCTACCATACTAGTGATTATCAGGTAAGTGTTGTAACCACTAGGCTATgttgcctcacacacacacatatgcatacttCTTTGCTGTCCACTTATGGGTCATGTGACCTTCTAAAAAGGAAAGACAGATAACAAACAGCAAAGGTGGACCATCATGCCACCTGGTTTATTGGCAAGGGTCATGGtgcagctacacagaaaccattggAATTCCAGTATATAGCAACACTGTTACAAAGCAGAAGCGGTGGCTCAGAACCGGGGTCTTAAACTTCCCAACCTTTTGCTCATGAAGATTGGGATACTCTTATAGGGCTGTTTCATTATTCTAACAAAGCAGTTGGGTGTTACGTGTAATCATTAAGCACCACTCAAAATGCAATCCTAGCTAGGAAGGTACGTCTTCCTAGGAAGGTACGTTCCTTAGCTAGTGATACACTTCAGCTCAATGGGTTATTGTATACGTGATCATGAGCCCCCTCCGTTTCTTCTGCTTCTGCAAGCCGACCAAGTTGGCTACGTGTAAACTTAAGATGATATCCTCTGGGAGGCTTTCAAAACCTCAACCATACAGCCATGCAGTAATTACTTTGACAGTGagtttaaaaattattattggTACGTACATACAAAAGTTCTTTTAAACATATCAACGGCTTACACTTCTAACTACCTTATCCTTATAAAAAATGATTCTGTTATACTAGGAGCTTATAGCTAAGTGTCAAATGTGAGCCCCTAGTTATACACAGCAACTACAAACTGCGGTGAGTGAGTCAATTGCATATACTGAAAGTAAGATATTGGGAGTCTGAGCTTGGAAAAGCAATAAATTCACTGACTGTCATGTGCCTATGTTCTGTCCATTATATTTTTCATACTACCATAAGTTGACTATCAAGCAAGGTAAGCTACAATGAATTCATTTTTGATTATACAAGAGGCCATGATGCCGGCcgaaattatatatatacagtggctACAAGCTACGTATAATTGTGTGAAAGTTTTGGTGTGCAGTTTGCATGTTAGTAGTTCACAAGATGTCAGTGCAAATTTTCTAACCAATGATCATGAATTCTGCTGCAGTGTTAAAAAAATTAACTCACAATATGCTGTAAAATTCTTAGCTTGTGCACTAGCTACTTTACTAAACAGTTACTGAGCTAACTACTCCGGGATGTAAAGCATGGATGATGCACTCTGAATTGTACAAGCACAGCACATGCGTAGAGGATAAGGGAAAAAATGAACACGAGGAAATCAGTGCCATCATACGGTTCCGCCCATGGCGCCAAGTGTTCCCCCACAACACTGGCACAAAACAAGCAGTCAACAACTACCAATATATTACAAGTGCATGGCACTTGAGCGCACAACAACAAAATTACGAACATTACCTTACGCTGATCAGGAAGAGAAGTTCTACATGATAGGCGGGGCAATGTAATTAACATGGATATCACGTGAGCAACCAGCACTTTCGGAACATTAAACATAAACTACGGATCACATGAccaacttattaaataggaatgctatattagagtgGTTAACAACCAGTTGGATTTCTAAACATTGGCCAGTGTGATGACTTCAGTTTTTAAATCCTGTCTGCAGTTGAATAGTGTATCTCCTACCTGTCAATTTGAACTCCagaacatacaagtacacagagaTATGGAAATGCACATAAACATATTGCTGATCTGCTACGAAAATGTGAAAATAATAACACAGTTGTTGCTaaataaatacagtacatttgCACATGTACAAGTAGTAGATATGTTGATGGCGGCTAAGAGTTCTCTACTTTCTTGTAGATGCCATTAAGCCAGCAAAGCCAGTGATTAGAAATGCAATGGTGAATATTCCCATTGCTAAGAAGTTCCACCCAACTTCGTGACTGGTGTTGGCAGAGAACTCATACCGGTCCAGCAGTGCATCTCCACATTGGAATAAATCCATATCACTATAGAATAAGAGTGTTGGCAAGGTTATCACAACTCATCATATAAATTTAAAATACGCAAaaataaaaacaacaaaaatactACTCCATAAAAATAACATGACTAACCAGGATGGTGGAATAAATACTCCAGGGCACGTACCATTATTAAAAATACTAGTACCATTTCCAGTATCACAAAACACTGTACTCTCAAATTCATTCCACATGAGGGCCTGCAGGTAAAAGTTTATATACATAAATATCTCAAATTATTTGATGACTCACATGAAGCCCGAATCTATAGATACAAAGGTATTGTAGCCAGGCCAGCCATGCTTGGAGACTACCCAGTGTGATGAAGAAGCCAGCAAACACCTGTAAAAGGGAAATGAATGTTTAACTGACACGCAAGTGTGCACATTTGTATAGTATGTCTACAAACTACACAATTCTTGACTGCCTGCTTGGAGATCTTCACCCTCCACCCCAATCATCTATGGGAACACTTAGCCAATGGATGTTGAGTGTAACCAAATTACAAGTGAGTAAATGATTCACCGGGGGTGCTGACCACCAacaagcacacacatgcacgcacacacaaatacGCAGGGTACACATACTATTTCCACAGTAAGCAGCAACAGTGCTAAGGTGTTTGCCACACTGTAGTTCCTGAAGAAGCTACCGATACTGTAAACTTGAGCAGATCCAGCAGCAGTGACGGTCAACATGGCAAGCATAAAGAAGAAGAAATGTCCAGCACCATCTCGGAGACCTGCAATGGAATGATGTAAGCATTACGTTTGAGATCAAGATTTGTCCCTTTACTCAATAGCTACATACGTGCATAGTACTATATACCAAGTCCAAATTACAGTATTCCCTCTATTTTCCAGCCATACATTTTCCAAGCATTCTTTTATCCCAACTGTGGaatgactgatctattagagtattttgatgaaggtgtatgttctattaaagtaaatgGGTTTCTATTATTTGAGCTTTCAACCCAAtgagttcggataatggagggagCACTGTGTATGTGCTTAATATGGCAAATGATTTCAttgggttttttttttttgtcatagtGTTCCTGTTTACTTCATCGCCCAATCTTTTAGAGCTGAATAGTAGAGAAACCTTAGGCAGTTATGTATGAGTGAATAACTGGCATGCTGGCTATGAGGCTTAAAATCAACTTTTATAGGGTACCACACACTTACCTATCATGTAATAAACAATGGCACAGAAGACAGTGGCTGGGAATATACGCAATGGGATTAGATCAAGGAGAACTTTAGCCACGTAGTAAGAACCGACTGCATAATAACCACTTCTGTTTTCATGTCTAATAAATTATAGCACAACAGTAAATGTGCAATACAACACAGTAAGATTATTGCTaaaacagtggaacctcagtgaTCTGGAATTCTAGTTAACCAATTACaaaatgattgttttattagagtagttggttgctgtactgaaattttttttttgcctttCAGTCATCTGGGCATTAAGGACAGTAGTCACCGAGAAGTTCAAGGTTTCACTATAATTGCAACATAAATGCATACAAAGTGtgttaatatttcaaaaaaaaaaaaaagactttACTTACAGAAAGAGAGGTCGTTCAGATATGAAGAGATCCAGTCCAGCTAATGCTGGTAGGATATTGTTTAACATACTGAAGAATAGGACACCAGCTCTGTAGTGACACATAACCATAATTATGTTAACATTAGCAATGGTTAACACATGTGTGTGCACAATGGCATATAcgctgacacacacacacacacacacacacacacacacacacacacacacacacacacacacacacacacacacacacacacacacacacacacacacgcacacacacaacataattattttaacaCACATACCTATCTCGGGATCCTTGTAGAGTTGTGTCCAGGTCGAAAAATATACAACCAGTAAACAGAGCCAGTACTATGATGGCTACAAACTAGAGGAAATCACAAATGCTAACAAGTAACTAAACACCGCTACACCATTTCAAtagtgtttgtatgtagtaaaTGTAGTGGGCTAGATTTGATGAATGAATGTATCTTACAGACATTAGCTGACAAATTCTGAAATTttacaataataaaaatatgTACTTGCTTgcaaacataataattattatttaatggcaCACACACGTACTAAAATATtatcacacacgcacacacatgcatgaatgtgcacacgcacacaaactatGCCTTACAGAAGTGATGGCTCCAGATGGCTCTCTAATAATATTCTTGAATGTCCGGACCAACACATACCAAAACTGCAAAAATAATACACTAACATTTTAATAGTGTTTGGGTGCAtgttgtgcgtgcgtgtgtgtgcgtgcacgtgTTACAAACCTCCTTGTGGTGGGCCTGGTATCATGCCACTCTGGtggtgtgtactgtgtagtgcTGTTCATTTCCACCGAATAACAGATTATCGATCAAAGATTCCCAAAACTTCAATAACCAGTGATAAATAAACAATAATTGGCTCCCAGTTATTTCACTCAAATACACACTAACATTTGAGTAGCTTTTGAGTGCTGAACATACCAATCAATGTAATTCGGTGACTGGGTCTTGTATAATGCATTTTGTCATGCATCAATAGTTACCCACTTAAGTCAATAAGAATTTAATGCCAATCACACAAGCACATGTGCTCCATAAAGAAATATTTACTGTTTTAAAACCATGTCTAAATAGCAGAATTTAATTGTGGCAATTAACTGATTATCGTCAATTATTGGTGACCAATATACCGGTGaccaaaattttgtaggtgCACAGCTCTAGTGGTGTGGCTAATGGTAGCAGCTATGTCCCTAACCATGTGGTTGGAGACCAGGCAGGATCAGGGTACTTGAGTTTAGCCTTGCAAGCCAACAACGGGGTTAACACCATGCACACATTGCATCTAAGAAGAGACTCAGGTCCCTGCTATTGTCAGTGGCCCCTTGGGAGTCCATTCATTCATTCATCTGGCCTAAATAAATTAGGTTACCCAGCATCCCTTGGTTAGATGGTTGGGTGTCTCCCATGGAGGGTGGGTGACCAGATTGAAGAAGAATCCAGGATAGGCAGTCacgaaagtgtgtgtgtgtgtatgtgtgcgtgcgcgtgtgtgtgtgcatgtgcgtgtgacATACTAACCTGCCATGCGTAGTTGATGGCATATGTTGGTGGTGTAGTGACTGCAATGTCTTTGGCCTTAGtcaaaatctcatccagatCTCTCTTCAGTACAGCATACTCCTCACTAGCCTTGTACTTCTTAGCATAAGGGTTTACTATACCATCTTCATCAGGCTGGGCAATGGCTATAGAATATGAAGCGTTAGCAAAACTGTTCCATCTTAGATATGTGGTAACCctatttccttggttaaacaCCGCATCTTAAAAATAGAGCATAAACACCACCCTTGAATAAACACAGTGGCTATTATTTGAATCTATAGTTCTCAGCTATTCTACGGCTTATCCTTGGGTTAGGAATGTGAAGTGTAGTAATAAAGAAAATGTGAGAGCCATTCCCAGTGCATACATCATGTATCTAGAGGCCATACATTATCCTTTTAGTGCATGTTGCGGTGAAATGTGATTAAACATAAATAAGTTCTCAGGAACATAAACAATGCCCTCAAAGAGTGTTTATCGTAGCCATACCAGTTTTTGACACAAAAAGCtgcagcatttaaccaagtaaatacagtaataCAGTAATACAAATAATACATGTGCACATTACATGCACTCATGTATGCATtcatacagacagacagacagacagacagacacgcacgcacacacgcatgcatgaaTATGTATGTGTACCATTTACATGAGCACTTATGTACAAAACACAAAAGACAGTATCATTTAATATGTACCTTTTGCCTCATCAGTCACTGCTGACTGAGCATCCTTCACAATCTCTTCACTCTTAATGATCTTATCCAGATAGAAGTCAGCTGGGTTATTGTGCTTCTCACAGGCTAGATCTAATGGATaatcattgtatgtatgtatgagtgCAGTGTGCCCATTGACTATCTATACACTAACATGCATCTACAAAACATAAGATCATTAGCAGCATATGTGTACAAGATATCTTTTTGAAGGTCATGATAATTAGAAAACATGCAGTAGTTGTCAGTGGTAACCAGTTTCGACTAAAACCACAAGTGGGTGCCATTCTAGCTTCTGTGGTCTCTTTAAAGTTTATTTACACATGAAGTGTTCATAGGTTGTGATATGTGGCATTGTCACCACATTTCCTGCAAGGTTATACAACAAGAATGTATACCTCAGGGCTCAAACAATGTAAAATCATGACAAGAAGACCACCCACACATGGCTACATAACATCAGTATAGATTTTAACAAGGCAACAGGTTTTACAGTATTATAAAGATGACCACTGCATGCATATGCATAGAAAAGAAACACTATACATATATAAAGTGTAGTCAGTGTATatttatgcatgtacataccaaGGACACTACTAAAGTAGGGCAGTGCAGCTCGTGATGCTCCCTGGTATATCATTTCCCCCCTTGACAATAATGTGATGGTGTCAAACAACTTGAGGATGGAGTAGCGAGGTTGGTGGATTGACATGATCACCACACGACCGTGACGACTCAAACTACATACACAAGTAGAAAAAAACAGTACAAGAGAGCCATGCTGTACTATGTAATATgtacgtgtagtgtgtgtgtgtgtttgtgtgcatgtgtgtgcagtgtgcgTGCGCAGTGTGATGGTGATGCATGATGTATTGTCAATGTCTAACTCACTCGTGTAATATTTTGATGACAGAGATGGCAGTGGTAGAGTCCAGCCCACTGGTTGGTTCATCAAGGAACAATACACCAGGAGACACTATCAGTTCCATTGCAATGGCTGTACGTTTTCTTTGTCCTCCGGATACACCACGAGTGAATGATGTTCCAATCTGTCAAAAGTGCCAAGAATAAACACATCAAATATATTGTAAGCTGAAGTGTATATACGAGTTCTTATATATGATACAAAAGGTACGTTTTCCAGTATCTATAGTTAATCCCATTGTGGGCTTGAGATAATTCATTACTTGGCAAGCACAAGCTCTGCTATACATGTGTCAAGTATTactacaacacacatacatgtatatgcaaACACAATACATCACTCACCCAGGTATCTGCTACATGGCTCAATCCGAGGTCTTTAACCACTCCATCCACTACCTCAGCTTTGTCTTCTTTTGTTGTATCACTAGGCAACTGCAGGCT
This genomic interval carries:
- the LOC136255878 gene encoding broad substrate specificity ATP-binding cassette transporter ABCG2-like isoform X1 yields the protein MKSVRWCKEETSFFQKLPPKMIIKKVSGRMIAGVNAIMGPSGSGKTSLLDILADRKGGGGITGDIIVNGEPRPNNFRYASGYVPQDDTVTGTLSVRENIMFSASLQLPSDTTKEDKAEVVDGVVKDLGLSHVADTWIGTSFTRGVSGGQRKRTAIAMELIVSPGVLFLDEPTSGLDSTTAISVIKILHDLSRHGRVVIMSIHQPRYSILKLFDTITLLSRGEMIYQGASRAALPYFSSVLDLACEKHNNPADFYLDKIIKSEEIVKDAQSAVTDEAKAIAQPDEDGIVNPYAKKYKASEEYAVLKRDLDEILTKAKDIAVTTPPTYAINYAWQFWYVLVRTFKNIIREPSGAITSFVAIIVLALFTGCIFFDLDTTLQGSRDRAGVLFFSMLNNILPALAGLDLFISERPLFLHENRSGYYAVGSYYVAKVLLDLIPLRIFPATVFCAIVYYMIGLRDGAGHFFFFMLAMLTVTAAGSAQVYSIGSFFRNYSVANTLALLLLTVEIVFAGFFITLGSLQAWLAWLQYLCIYRFGLHALMWNEFESTVFCDTGNGTSIFNNGTCPGVFIPPSCDMDLFQCGDALLDRYEFSANTSHEVGWNFLAMGIFTIAFLITGFAGLMASTRK
- the LOC136255878 gene encoding broad substrate specificity ATP-binding cassette transporter ABCG2-like isoform X2 → MPSWAHQGAGKQATLWLQCGNCFVVMVMWNEALLDILADRKGGGGITGDIIVNGEPRPNNFRYASGYVPQDDTVTGTLSVRENIMFSASLQLPSDTTKEDKAEVVDGVVKDLGLSHVADTWIGTSFTRGVSGGQRKRTAIAMELIVSPGVLFLDEPTSGLDSTTAISVIKILHDLSRHGRVVIMSIHQPRYSILKLFDTITLLSRGEMIYQGASRAALPYFSSVLDLACEKHNNPADFYLDKIIKSEEIVKDAQSAVTDEAKAIAQPDEDGIVNPYAKKYKASEEYAVLKRDLDEILTKAKDIAVTTPPTYAINYAWQFWYVLVRTFKNIIREPSGAITSFVAIIVLALFTGCIFFDLDTTLQGSRDRAGVLFFSMLNNILPALAGLDLFISERPLFLHENRSGYYAVGSYYVAKVLLDLIPLRIFPATVFCAIVYYMIGLRDGAGHFFFFMLAMLTVTAAGSAQVYSIGSFFRNYSVANTLALLLLTVEIVFAGFFITLGSLQAWLAWLQYLCIYRFGLHALMWNEFESTVFCDTGNGTSIFNNGTCPGVFIPPSCDMDLFQCGDALLDRYEFSANTSHEVGWNFLAMGIFTIAFLITGFAGLMASTRK
- the LOC136255878 gene encoding broad substrate specificity ATP-binding cassette transporter ABCG2-like isoform X3: MKSVRWCKEETSFFQKLPPKMIIKKVSGRMIAGVNAIMGPSGSGKTSLLDILADRKGGGGITGDIIVNGEPRPNNFRYASGYVPQDDTVTGTLSVRENIMFSASLQLPSDTTKEDKAEVVDGVVKDLGLSHVADTWIGTSFTRGVSGGQRKRTAIAMELIVSPGVLFLDEPTSGLDSTTAISVIKILHDLSRHGRVVIMSIHQPRYSILKLFDTITLLSRGEMIYQGASRAALPYFSSVLDLACEKHNNPADFYLDKIIKSEEIVKDAQSAVTDEAKAIAQPDEDGIVNPYAKKYKASEEYAVLKRDLDEILTKAKDIAVTTPPTYAINYAWQFWYVLVRTFKNIIREPSGAITSFVAIIVLALFTGCIFFDLDTTLQGSRDRAGVLFFSMLNNILPALAGLDLFISERPLFLHENRSGYYAVGSYYVAKVLLDLIPLRIFPATVFCAIVYYMIGLRDGAGHFFFFMLAMLTVTAAGSAQVYSIGSFFRNYSVANTLALLLLTVEIVFAGFFITLGSLQAWLAWLQYLCIYRFGLHALMWNEFESTVFCDTGNGTSIFNNVIWIYSNVEMHCWTGMSSLPTPVTKLGGTS